The region CTGAAGAAATCCGTTTTAACGCCTCGAAAACCTCGGACAAGCCCAGGGCCAACTCCATGCTGGTGTTTTGGGATTCCTCTTCGCTCTCCCGCAGGGCCTCCTGTGTCTTCGCCATCTTCTCACTCAGCATAGCCACTACTATGGCGACCACTATGAGCATGAAAGCTCTTGAGTAATCATTTAACGTAGGCACCTGCACTCGCAGAAAAATGTGGCTCAAAATCAAAAGAGCTGCCAACAACACGGGTACAAGTAAGCCTTTTCTTTTCCACCAAAGACATGCCAATATGCTTGGAATATAGTAAAAATGCGTAACAACAGCACCAGTTCCGAGTACCGCATGAAAATAGTATGTCAAAAAGCAGGCGGTGGGCAGGAGGATGGCAATCAACGATAATTTGAATTTTTCGGATTGCAACCTCAGTACCGTTTTCATGATTTTGCCTCCTACTAACTCTGAATCGAATCTTGAATCTCGTTGACCCATAAGCCAATAAAGATTCCTAGCATATACTTCGATCTAATGCGTCGAGCGTTAGTCAGTCCCATATACACTCTTCCCTGCATTTTTGTCATGGATTCCGGCAGGTCTAGGACAGCAATTGAGTTTGTAACGTTTCCCCTCAAGCCAGGTGTCAGAAAGAGAATGTAACAGTAGCATTTTTAATTTCATTCAAGAATGTAGTTGCGCCTATTATCTCAACGCTTTCTCTGAAATCCTCTTTCTTTAAATCCTTTGCCTCCAAGGCCAGTCCGCATAAATATATCTTGCCACCCAGGCTCACCACTCCATCGTATAATTCAACTAAATCAGGCAATCCTTTGACTTTGCTCATCTTCTCCAGCTCTCCTTTTAACAGCGCCAGTGAACCAGCGGGTGTAAAAAATAAGACTAAGTCATCCCCGGACGCAACTGCTGAAGAACCAATGATGAAGGCTGGAAATACATTACTTGGAGCGGAACCATTCACTGTGATTGCTAGTTTAGGCATTATTTAATTTCTCCGATTACAAACACATCACCACAATCCGTTTATCTCCCTCGTCTACAATAATCGTGAAAACGAAGATGCCGAGTTATGTCCGTACTCCGACTTCAGGCAATTCCTAACAGTTGGTTCTGACTCCGTTGCTGAACGATGGTAATACTCTAGAATCTTATCTGGATCTTTTTCTTGTTTGCCCCTTCATCCTTTACCGAAAGGAAGACCTTGCCCAGCCGCTCGCACCAGGTGCGCACATCTTTCTCAAAGGTCGGGCAGTCTCCCAGGACTTCCAAAATATCACCTTGTTTCATGTCCGGGGCCTTCACGGCTATCTTCAGAACCGGCTGAGGGCACTTCATACCGAGGGTATCCAAAACTTCTACTGCCATGATCATTTCTCCTTACTTGAGGTTCTACATGAAAATGTTTGTTGGTGTTTCACCTCGTGACAATGATTTGAATGAGAAAACACTATACCGTCCTCCCGCAAGAATAATGCCAAAAATACTTGATGGCAGTACTCTTCTGTAATTCCATATAAAATTGAGAGTTCGTCGTTGCGGGATCGGGGCATCAAAGTGAGGGGTAACTGGATTAAGACGATCCTGATTTGTCACATTTTTGACGTTAGGCAACGGCAGGTTTAGATGCTTGAGCGCTGGTACGTACAGTGTTTCCGAGGTGGAAATGAGGTTAACTGATGAACTGGAGCGGAGGCAGGGCTAAAGAACTCACAAATATAGAGGGGAAAGCGGCTCTACGTGGATGGTTGACCTACACCATATGTTGGGCTCGATCTCGGAAGGCTTAGGATGAAGCTTGCCACGATCTTTCAGCCTTATTCCCTGATTTTTTTATAGAAAACATACCAAATCCCATTTGGGAATTAAAAAGGGGCTGTAGACATATCTGTTTGATATTGCTGTCAAAAAACATGGATTCTCAAAACACACAGTTCCTTGCAAGATCTCTGACCGCTAATTCGACGATTCTATCGCAGATTTGTTATGCCTATCGAAACCGCCAGAAACCACATTTCTGACCGCGCAGAGAGTCTCCCCGGTCCGATCCCATTTCCTGCTTTACACAATACCCCCAAATCGTATCAAGGCGTTGAACTCTCCTTCAAGATCTTGTCCAGCCTGTTGACGGAATCATCCGGGTCGGCGTCATCCTGAAAGATCCGCCGGCAGGTCGAATGGTCTCTCGGTCGAGCGTGACCAGTGCTATTGTCCTGCCATCAGCGGTCACACACTCAACTTCGAAGGCCTCGCCATGCCTGTAGCGGTGCACGACTGCTCCTATGTCGCATTATTTAAGCCCGTATCTGTCAATGTCATGCGTAAGAACGACCATATCCAATTCACTAATCACATATTTTGACGATCTGGGCCTCGGTTTGTGGATAAAGGGCGTCGATCTCTTCCTGCAAGGAGATGGTTCGCTGAATGGCTGTTACCACCCGGCAATAAGTCTTGATCTCATCCAAGGTGAGTACCCGGTCCCTGCGATCCTTGAGCCACTTTGCTAACACTTGATAGCCGCCGATCTGGTATTCCCACAGCTCCAAGGGGACCGGTTCGAAATACTGGGTTTTGTTGATGTAGACGCGATCCTCTTTGGGCTCATAGAAAAATCCCTTGCTTTTGGTTCGAGCGACACGGTTGTCTCCCTGGCCTTGGAAGCGGGCTACTGGTGGGTCGAGCTCTTTTGACCTCAGGAGATGCAAGTCCACCAGACGCCTCCCCAGCTTAGCCAAGGTTTTGAAGAGCGCAAAGTCTGTGGTGAAGGGGATTCGAGGGAAATCGATCTTGAGAAATTGTGTGTACTTCTCGCGATAAGTATCCGCATAAAGGACAGCGTAGATGTATCGGTTTCTTGGCCTCAATGTAGCCGGTAATCTGGTCTTGGCCGTTCCACACCCGGAAATCCGGATTGCCGGCCTCGGTCTTCTTCGGTAGAGTAGTTACGTGAACTTGGCTTCTGCCGCTGGATGCGGCGAACTGCTGAAGGAGCGTTTCCAGACAGGAGTAAAAGCTTTCCTCACGTGCGTCCCCCTGGATAGCGACATCGGTGACGGCCTTCAAGTAGCGGTTCAGTATCTTTTTCCTTGTCATAGAGCCTCAACTTAGGAGACATTAGCCTACCGTTACCGGCAGAAACGAAGTTGGGAAGTAATCCGGGGATTAGCCGTCTGCGCCGTATTGTCTGAAGTCGGCCGCTATTTTACCTTTTATACACGTCCTTTCTATGACGAACATGATAAATAGTAATGGTTTTCTGTTTCGTATCAATTTGATATATTATGTGATAGTCCCCACGGATGCGATGGCTTGCTTCAAATGAGGCCATCAGTCTTCAACCTTTTCTTAAGTTCGCCAAAACTAATAGTTGGCTCATCCTTTCGTTCTGCAATGACTGCCAGGTCATGAAGATCCTCAAGAAGTTCTTCATATTCCTCAAGGGGAAGGACAACAGCCGTTTTCTTGCCTGATGCATCCACTAAGAATTGTTTGTGTAATTGTTCCATTTTCCCTCCTCTAAAATAACAAGTGGTGGCCGATTTCAGATTCATCTTAATCAGAAGTTTAGTTCGTGAAGCCTGTTCAAACGTGAAGGATAACGAGACTCCGCTTCATGAAATCAACCTCGTGTCCGATAAACTATTATGAAATAATACCACATTCCTTTGCCCTTCAATAGATCGGCCTGCCACATTTCGGCGGAAGACTTCTGTTAAGAAAGTTCGACAGCATTTATAATTATAACGATTAAGGACAGTTGTCAATTCTTTCACGTGAGCGAACAGAGGTTCAGCGATTTTGGATTGCGGAATTAGAAGCCAAACTTCAAAAGTAATCGAGAATGGAATTGAGAAGAGAATGGGGACGAGAGAATGGAGAATGCCTGCGAGAAAGGGGACGCTGGGAAAGCGCTGGTTAAAAGCGGCATGGAGTAGGAGGTGAGTTTTCGTGTGATTGAAGTTGAAGACAAGTCCTCTGCGGAGTAAGGAGTAGGGTAGCGGCCGGCAAGGCCGCAGTCCAGCGGATGAAAGTTCCGCCATGTCAATTGCCCGAATCAGGCATGTAGCGATACCACAGTTCATGAAGGGAAACCTCATGTCCATTGCGTGGTGTAAACGGCCCGGCCGCCCTTAGGAGGATTCTAAGCGGTGGGTGCAACCGGGGGGTCTAGCAAGTATGGGAGCTTGAATCCGCCTGAGGCGGAACTGCAGCATCGAAAAACTCCGCGTCGTGGAAGTTGCATTGCGGCGAGAAATCAACGCGCCGAACCTGTCTACTCTGAGGTGAGGCCGAAGCTCTTCGGGAAGAAAGGGGTATATGCACCGAAGAGGCGTTGCGTGGTAGGGGTCCAAGCATCCATACAAGGACTGCGGAGATAACGCCGGGAAGGGCCATCTCCCAGCAGGGACTGGTAACAACCTGCAAAGACCCACTGACGAAGCTAAGGCTGAAGGAAGTGAGAGGGTTTTGGTCTGGCCCATGAGCCTGTATGAGCTATGAGGACAGGGTAATGCCTGTTTAGGTAGCAGTAAATGCTACGATAATAGGGAAGGCCTATTGGGGAAAGCCAAGGTCGCCAACCGGACTCGGGTACTGTTCTCAAGGCGAACGCCGCAAATCCGACCGTCCGGGATGAAAAGGGGGGCTTGCGGAAACGTGAGCTATGGTGGAACTAGGAACCCGCTGCACATACCGAAAGGGCGCCTGTCGGAAACTCTCCGCCTAATGTTGCGCGCGCCGTATTTCTATCCCGATCCCCAACTCCACCCATGAAGAGCAATCACCTTAAAGCATACCCTAACCCGGAACCGCTGCTGCTCGCTTTTCGGCAGAGGGAAAAACGCTAATTCTAAGACGAATGGAGGCATCACATGACAGTCTTCGAGGTTAAAGGCAACGTTGGCGACTCTGGCGAATACATACTGGGCGCTGAACAAACAGGAAGCCATGCATGCTATGTGATTTACGGCATGATGAAAGCGCATGAGAAGGGAAGGGAATTGAAACCAGGTAAAGGCCATGAAGAATTTTTTCTTGCAATCAAGGGTGATTTTGTGCTTACCGGTTACAATGAAGGAGTAGTTAAAGAGGGGCAGGCCATTCATCTTAGAGGAGATGAAACCGTCTGGCTCGAAAATGCCTCTGATTCAGAAGCAGTATATCTCATCTCAGGCGGTCATTCATATGGCGGACATCATTAGTCGAAGCTTTGCGCTTTGTTCTGCATTCAAAAACGATCTACCGGCCGCCTGTTCTTTCTTAACGCTCACTAATACGCTTACACAGTTACACGAATTAAAATTTGACCGCCGTTGAAGCTTGTATTAAGCTGTTTGTTTCATAACGCTAAAGTGATACAAAGAAAGGTATTTGTCATGCCAGCAAAGAAGAAGGAAACAGCCAAGAAAAAGAGAGCCACTGTCAAGGCCCCTGGCAAAACCAAGGGGACGGCAAAGCTCACTGCTGCCACCAAAACCACACCCACTAAGCAATCCCCATCTCGTGCCAGGGAAGAAGCGACCGGCTTTCCCGTCGTCGGCATAGGTGCATCTGCGGGTGGCCTGGAGGCACTTGAGACCTTTTTTACCCATATGCCCTCGGATAGCAACATAGCC is a window of Deltaproteobacteria bacterium DNA encoding:
- a CDS encoding DsrE/DsrF/DrsH-like family protein produces the protein MMPKLAITVNGSAPSNVFPAFIIGSSAVASGDDLVLFFTPAGSLALLKGELEKMSKVKGLPDLVELYDGVVSLGGKIYLCGLALEAKDLKKEDFRESVEIIGATTFLNEIKNATVTFSF
- a CDS encoding sulfurtransferase TusA family protein produces the protein MAVEVLDTLGMKCPQPVLKIAVKAPDMKQGDILEVLGDCPTFEKDVRTWCERLGKVFLSVKDEGANKKKIQIRF
- a CDS encoding type II toxin-antitoxin system RelE/ParE family toxin, whose translation is MASFEASHRIRGDYHIIYQIDTKQKTITIYHVRHRKDVYKR